From the Amia ocellicauda isolate fAmiCal2 chromosome 21, fAmiCal2.hap1, whole genome shotgun sequence genome, one window contains:
- the LOC136717370 gene encoding uncharacterized protein LOC136717370 codes for MPNQRSQRKGKEKRKRYLLQSRLHPLPNQRSRPWPRPLLNQRSHPGRSRCRTRGSKESEKKKVPAPVPTAPAAEPEVPNPAATEPEVPIPVPNPAAAAKPEVPTLAASATEPEVLIPVPNPAAAAEPEVPILVSNPAAAAEPEVPTLAASATEPEVPTLAASAAKPEVPIPVPNPAAATDPEVPIPVPDPAAPEPVVPFQIPAAFTAAAAQPECPAVATFAVAAAAAQPECLRHRRRPARVPSPPSSSPSPSPSAQLSPPSPSPSPSPSAERSPPPSPSAKRSPLSPPMAQSSMALPIKTSLASTAPAIMLSTAPAILSPEVPSVLPSEAPPPEEFTTPPSMASTASPVKTPLASTALPSVAFTVPAIVLSMVPEILPPEVPSVPPSQAPPPETFTTLSSMAPPTEAFIPPETATPSALPPVVPPSLASPPKTTKAPPPPETSEASTAQPPKASAAPPSTVSLSPSPKPSKTPPPTAPLPTASMASPSQVPASVASSVPSTKALAPPLPDPDPTSFWRSPSSSPDSAAVRKLPSGSLDLTSVLQLSFRPPDPVFVLWPSPRPPETIPQTS; via the exons atgccgaaccagaggtcccaaagaaagggaaaagaaaaaagaaaaaggtaccTGCTCCAGTCTCGGCTGCATCCgctgccgaaccagaggtcccgaccTTGGCCGCGTCCGCTGCTGAACCAGAGGTCCCATCCCGGCCGCTCCCGCTGCCGAACCAGAGGTTCCAAagaaagtgaaaagaaaaaagtaccTGCTCCAGTCCCGACCGCGCCCGCCGCTGAACCAGAGGTCCCAAACCCGGCCGCCACTGAACCTgaggtcccgatcccggtcCCGAATCCGGCCGCCGCTGCCAAACCAGAGGTCCCGACCTTGGCCGCGTCCGCTACCGAGCCAGAGGTCCTGATCCCGGTCCCGaacccggccgccgccgccgagccagaggtcccgatcctgGTCTCGAACCCGGCCGCCgctgccgaaccagaggtcccgaccTTGGCCGCGTCCGCtaccgaaccagaggtcccgaccTTGGCCGCGTCCGCCGCCAagccagaggtcccgatcccggtcCCGAACCCGGCCGCCGCCACCGatccagaggtcccgatcccggtcCCAGACCCGGCCGCCCCTGAACCAGTGGTCCCGTTCCAGATCCCGGCCGCCTTCACCGCTGCCGCCGCCCAGCCCGAGTGCCCAGCGGTCGCCACCTTCGCCGTCGCCGCCGCTGCCGCCCAGCCCGAGTGCCTTCGCCATCGCCGTCGCCCAGCCCGAGTGCCGTCGCCGCCTTCGTCTTCGCCGTCGCCCAGCCCGAGTGCCCAGCTGTCGCCGCCTTCACCGTCGCCGTCGCCCAGCCCGAGTGCCGAGCGGTCGCCGCCACCCAGCCCGAGTGCCAAGCGGTCGCCGCTTTCGCCTCCCATGGCTCAGTCTTCTATGGCTCTGCCTATCAAGACCTCCTTGGCTTCCACGGCTCCTGCAATTATGCTGTCAACGGCCCCTGCAATTTTGTCTCCCGAGGTCCCTTCGGTTCTGCCCTCCGAGGCTCCGCCCCCAGAGGAATTTACAACTCCGCCTTCTATGGCTTCCACGGCTTCGCCCGTCAAGACTCCCCTGGCTTCCACGGCACTGCCTTCTGTGGCTTTCACAGTTCCTGCAATTGTGCTGTCCATGGTTCCTGAAATTCTGCCTCCTGAGGTCCCTTCTGTTCCACCTTCCCAGGCTCCGCCCCCAGAGACATTTACAACCCTATCTTCTATGGCTCCGCCTACTGAGGCTTTCATACCTCCCGAG ACTGCAACTCCTTCGGCTCTGCCTCCAGTGGTGCCACCTTCCTTGGCGTCGCCTCCCAAGACTACCAAAGCGCCGCCGCCTCCCGAGACTTCTGAGGCTTCAACAGCTCAGCCTCCCAAGGCCTCTGCAGCGCCGCCTTCCACAGTTTCCCTGTCTCCATCTCCCAAGCCTTCCAAGACTCCACCTCCGACGGCTCCGCTTCCTACAGCTTCCATGGCTTCGCCTTCCCAGGTCCCGGCTTCTGTGGCCTCATCGGTTCCGTCCACCAAAGCTCTAGCACCTCCTCTGCCTGACCCGGACCCTACCTCTTTCTGGAGATCGCCTTCCAGTTCTCCAGACTCTGCAGCTGTCCGGAAACTACCTTCCGGCTCTTTGGATCTCACCTCTGTCCTGCAATTGTCGTTCAGACCTCCAGACCCTGTCTTTGTCTTGTGGCCATCTCCCAGACCACCTGAAACCATTCCTCAGACCTCCTGA